One region of Phoenix dactylifera cultivar Barhee BC4 unplaced genomic scaffold, palm_55x_up_171113_PBpolish2nd_filt_p 000143F, whole genome shotgun sequence genomic DNA includes:
- the LOC120104932 gene encoding mannan endo-1,4-beta-mannosidase 6-like — MKLQERRAYALLGGLLLIAVGYMNWNSWGSGGGGGGGFRIPIPWLQPRMGFIGRNGTQLVDLESGSPVYVNGWNSYWLMSSEKRTWVSEILRRGREMGLTVCRTWAFSDGGPKALQLFPGHYDEQMFQALDYVIYEARRNNVRLILCLLNNLNAFGGKDQYVRWAQEAGFNVTTSSDAFFSFDVIRGYFKDYIKAIVTRRNSYSGVRYYDEPAIFAWELMNEPRCVSKSSAPILQDWIIDMSSHIKSLDKKHLVTIGLEGFYGPGRTERLNANPGEWAATFGSDFLQNSADEHIDFASVHAYPDSWIPRASLEEKVKYLSSWVDSHVNDSQNILKKPVLFLEFGSNLHAKKNGTYERDVLLNVVYDKVYESAKKGQAGAGALIWQLMVEGMQKYHDEFSLVAWENPSTYESIVQQSCRLLRLFRGKKKIREPCSELQP, encoded by the exons atgAAGCTTCAGGAGCGACGAGCGTACGCGCTCTTGGGCGGTCTTCTGCTGATCGCCGTGGGATACATGAATTGGAACTCATGGGGaagcggcggcggaggcggcggggGGTTCCGGATCCCGATCCCGTGGCTGCAGCCGCGGATGGGTTTCATCGGGCGGAACGGGACGCAGCTCGTGGATCTGGAGAGCGGCTCGCCGGTGTACGTCAATGGCTGGAACTCCTACTGGTTAATGTCGTCGGAGAAGCGGACGTGGGTGTCGGAGATTCTCCGGCGGGGGCGGGAGATGGGGCTCACCGTCTGCCGGACCTGGGCATTCAGCGACGGTGGCCCCAAGGCCCTTCAGCTCTTCCCAGGCCACTACGACGAGCAAATGTTTCAG GCTTTGGATTATGTGATATATGAAGCAAGGAGGAATAATGTAAGGCTAATTCTTTGTCTTCTAAATAATCTCAACGCATTTGGCGGTAAAGATCAATATGTTAGATGGGCACAAGAAGCTGGTTTTAATGTGACAACCTCATCAGATGCATTTTTCTCATTTGATGTCATCAGGGGCTACTTCAAGGATTACATAAAG GCAATTGTGACAAGAAGGAACTCATATAGTGGGGTTAGATATTATGATGAACCTGCTATATTTGCTTGGGAGCTCATGAATGAGCCACGATGTGTATCTAAATCATCTGCTCCTATTCTTCAG GATTGGATTATTGATATGTCTTCTCATATTAAGAGTTTAGACAAGAAACACCTTGTCACAATTGGACTTGAAGGGTTTTATGGGCCTGggagaactgaaagattgaatGCGAATCCAGGAGAATGGGCAGCTACTTTTGGCTCTGATTTTCTGCAAAATTCCGCGGATGAGCATATAGATTTTGCTTCAGTGCATGCATATCCTGATAGCTG GATCCCAAGGGCAAGCCTAGAAGAGAAAGTCAAATATCTTTCTAGTTGGGTGGATTCTCACGTGAATGATAGTCAGAACATATTGAAAAAACCAGTTCTCTTTTTagaatttggatccaatttgcATGCCAAGAAAAATGGCACATATGAGCGAGATGTTTTACTGAATGTGGTTTATGACAAAGTGTATGAGTCTGCGAAGAAGGGTCAAGCTGGTGCTGGAGCTCTAATTTGGCAGTTGATGGTTGAAGGAATGCAAAAATATCATGATGAATTCTCACTGGTAGCATGGGAGAATCCGTCCACATACGAGTCGATAGTACAACAATCCTGCCGATTACTGAGGTTGTTtcgaggaaagaaaaaaatcaggGAACCCTGTTCTGAATTACAGCCCTAA
- the LOC103696215 gene encoding putative BPI/LBP family protein At1g04970, with product MATLLPFLLFLSIFSDSATANLQSKEESFISVVVSEKGLDFGKDMLIEKARNTLTLLRLPDIEKSVKIPVLGTVNMAATNITLLSINVSSSTVQPGESGIVIVASGATANLSMNWRYSYSTWLIPIEISDEGSAFVRVEGLEVGLTIGMDNQNGTLELTVIECGCYMNDMVITLDGGASWFYQGFVNAFEDHIRSAVESAITKNIIKGAMKLDSLLQTLPKKIDWDDVAALNVTFVNDPLFGNSSVEFNINGLVVASDEVSMQSYLHENARISTSCGGELKMLWISLDEIVFNSASGVYFQAGLMHRIVDKVPDQALLNTGSWKFLIPQLYKKYPNDDMLLNISVTSPPVIRITPENIGAIISSDMTVHVLDASESIPVACISVVVSVSGVVEISGNNLGGRVELDEFTLKLKWSKVGNFHMYLIQGVMRVFLNSVFVPYVNMHLKQGFPLPIIHGFMLQNADIVTSSSRMVICSDVAYTSFTGVV from the exons ATGGCAAcgcttcttcctttcctcctatTCCTCTCCATCTTCTCTGATTCGGCCACAGCCAATCTCCAGTCCAAAGAAGAAAGCTTCATCTCCGTCGTCGTCTCCGAGAAGGGTCTCGACTTCGGGAAGGACATGCTGATCGAGAAGGCAAGGAACACCCTCACCCTGCTCCGCCTCCCGGACATCGAGAAGTCGGTGAAGATTCCGGTCCTAGGGACAGTTAACATGGCGGCGACGAATATCACGCTGTTAAGTATCAACGTTTCATCTTCGACGGTTCAGCCCGGCGAGTCGGGTATCGTGATCGTTGCTTCGGGGGCGACGGCTAATTTGAGCATGAATTGGCGGTATTCGTACAGCACCTGGCTTATTCCGATTGAAATCTCCGATGAAGGAAGTGCTTTTGTTCGG GTTGAAGGCCTGGAAGTTGGGCTCACCATTGGCATGGATAATCAAAATGGAACTCTGGAGCTGACTGTGATAGAATGTGGCTGTTATATGAACGATATGGTCATAACCTTGGATGGAGGAGCATCTTGGTTTTATCAAGG GTTCGTGAATGCTTTCGAGGATCATATTAGATCTGCTGTGGAAAGTGCAATtactaaaaatattattaaagggGCAATGAAGCTTGATTCTTTATTGCAAACTCTTCCAAAGAAAATTGATTGGGATGATGTTGCTGCACTGAATGTGACTTTTGTGAATGATCCACTGTTTGGAAATTCTTCTGTTGAGTTTAACATTAATGGTCTAGTCGTTGCATCAGACGAAGTTTCAATGCAAAGCTATTTACATGAAAATGCACGGATTTCAACATCTTGTGGGGGGGAATTAAAGATGCTCTGGATTTCATTAGATGAGATCGTGTTTAACTCTGCATCAGGGGTATACTTTCAG GCAGGATTGATGCATCGGATTGTGGACAAGGTACCTGATCAGGCTCTTTTGAATACTGGTAGCTGGAAGTTTCTTATTCCTCAGTTGTACAAGAAGTATCCAAATGATGACATGCTACTGAATATTTCAGTAACTTCTCCTCCAGTTATAAGGATTACACCAGAAAACATTGGGGCTATCATTTCCTCGGACATGACAGTCCATGTGTTGGATGCCAGCGAGTCAATTCCTGTTGCATGCATATCAGTG GTAGTTTCTGTTTCAGGGGTTGTGGAGATATCAGGAAACAACCTAGGTGGTAGAGTAGAATTAGATGAGTTTACCCTGAAGTTGAAGTGGAGCAAAGTTGGAAACTTTCATATGTATCTAATTCAG GGGGTTATGCGGGTCTTCCTGAACAGTGTATTTGTGCCATATGTTAACATGCATCTCAAGCAAGGTTTTCCTTTGCCGATCATCCATGGATTTATGCTCCAAAATGCAGACATAGTCACCTCCAGTTCAAGGATGGTTATATGTTCTGATGTAGCATATACCAGTTTCACTGGTGTTGTGTGA
- the LOC103696214 gene encoding BAG family molecular chaperone regulator 5, mitochondrial-like, translating to MDSYHYYSTSFFYFSQNDQNAPHRPNNAILIPIETPSSGDFPPPTPVRLPDAVPNAAAVKIQSAFRGHLVRSLVGKIRAVNAESGRMERLIQRQETVDAVRRDERERLRVNEGLMALLLRLDSVPGFYPAVRELRRSVSRRIVGLQEVLDAILGEPAVGGEGFPANLEEIVEGIWGGEERWGEEEVEEMGTGGNWERGFGCLEKLLLGV from the coding sequence ATGGACTCCTACCACTACTACTCCACCTCTTTCTTCTACTTCAGCCAGAATGACCAAAACGCCCCTCACCGTCCCAACAACGCCATCTTAATCCCCATCGAGACCCCCTCCTCCGGCGACTTCCCGCCTCCCACCCCCGTCCGCCTCCCCGACGCCGTCCCCAACGCCGCCGCCGTCAAGATCCAGTCGGCTTTCCGCGGCCACCTGGTTCGATCCCTGGTCGGGAAGATCCGGGCCGTCAACGCGGAGTCCGGACGGATGGAGCGACTGATCCAGCGGCAGGAGACGGTCGACGCCGTCCGGCGGGACGAGCGGGAGCGGCTCCGGGTGAACGAGGGCCTGATGGCGCTCCTCCTCCGGCTGGACTCGGTGCCGGGGTTCTACCCGGCCGTGAGGGAGCTGCGGAGGTCCGTCAGCCGCCGAATCGTGGGACTCCAGGAGGTCCTGGACGCGATCCTAGGGGAGCCGGCCGTCGGCGGGGAAGGGTTTCCGGCGAATTTGGAAGAGATCGTGGAGGGGATCTGGGGAGGAGAGGAACGTTGGGgcgaggaggaggtggaggagatggGGACGGGGGGAAATTGGGAGAGAGGCTTTGGTTGTTTGGAGAAGCTCCTTTTGGGAGTCTGA